The Parambassis ranga chromosome 13, fParRan2.1, whole genome shotgun sequence genome contains the following window.
aaactaataaaaacatataaacaacTAAGACTAAACAGAAGTAAGAAAGTCCTTTCTAACGCCTCTCTTACTAAAGTGAACTGAAAACAACAATTTGTGGAAGTGGAATAAAAATTAACTTTCATTGGTATACATACATCATTTTGATTTTAAAGCAGAGTTATCCAAAACATGATAGAGTGGTGTGATTACATATTGCTTTTTCCTACCTACTCAGAGCCAGAGCATGTATGGAAAAACCTCCCTCACAATGCAACACATTGAGATATCTTACCAGGAAATACAAGTACAGAAATCTCTGTTATTATAAACTCTTTCATGGTTGAGCTGAAACTGTGACTTTTAATACAACATGGGTCAGCACTTCTGCTATCCTGTAAGAGTCAGGAGTTTCCCTGCACTGATAAAAATGACTCACAGAGTTCTTACTACTATATATGTCCAAGAGCTCTTATTATTTGATACATAGCATTGCAGTATGTCAAACATTATAAGATATATTTTTCAGTTCTTTTGTTATGTGGTACCAGATGCCAGTATTTTCTTTGAAATATTAGTCCTTAGTTTGACCAGTTGATGTTTATGTTGTAAAAGACCAGTCTAAATATATATTGGTGATGTTGGTCTGAGGAGCACTTTAAAGtagtttttttattgattttttttcacttcattttATTAATAGTTGGATCtgcatgtctgtaacaaactTCTTTTTAATGCCACTATATTCAAAATTATCGGATGCTGTCTCAAATGCCATTAATGTCAGACCCTCTGTGCAGCTTCAAAGCCTTTTTGTCTTATACAGTGGTACGTCCCTAACACCTGTAATTACACTGCCATGTGCAAAATTAGCACACTTCCTCTTAAAAAGaggaatggaaaaaaatgagtTCAGAAGTGTTAACCCACATCCCCTTCGGTGTGTCTTATTTGTAAATTGAACCACAAAAGCAGAAGTAAATGTTGACGGTTGTGTTCTTTAGATTGATGGTCATCTCTCATGTAACTTAAGATTTTTCCTATTTGTGTCTCAGGGTAACAAAGGTGGCgtgtccatccatctgtctttcTATGGTCACATGCTCTGTTTTCTTAACTGCCACTTGGCTGCTCACATGAAATATGCGTCAGAAAGGGTGGATGAGTTCGAGTAcatcatggacacacagacatttgATTGCAAAAAAGCTCCAAGAATTGTTGACCACAGGTGAGGACGGATACAAACATTATGTCCtttgattcatttatttttgttgttgttcctgaTCCCCTTTGTGCTGccatcctttctctctccttttgcCATCCAGGTTGGTGTTCTGGTTTGGGGATCTCAACTTCAGAATCCAGGACCACGGCATGCACTTTGTCCGCACCTGTATCAACAATCAATCCTACCACCTGCTGTGGAGGAATGACCAGGTATGATACATAATCCCATGCCAAACGTGGGTGATCTGAAGAACCTCAAACAGTTTATTGGTCTGAGAGATCATAAaatatgttgttgttattttcagtTGTTAAtgatgaggaagaaggagcagaTGCTGCAGGAGTTTGAGGAAGGGCCTCTGGACTTTCAGCCTACATACAAGTTTGACTTGAATTCTGATACTTATGACAGCAGGTAACTTTTTCCAAATACAAGTCATCAGTATTTATAATCATAGTCATACTTTTCAACCACTTGATTTGCAGCTCTTTCTACCTGTCTTTACAGGCTCTACAGGACATGGTTTGGCTTTTTGTAAGCTTTTAAAATACATCTGTGTCTCCCCTAATATGCCCTGTTAACTCTTATTTCATTCACCTAACTAATCTTCACTATGCGCAAATACACTACTTTCACCTAGTCGGTGAAAAGTAGTCTCTGCTCCGAAGATTGTTCTTATTTGTAACATGTCACAAACAAGCTGTGGCATGTTAGGAGGACAAACATCACATTGTATTTGCAGACAAGACATTGAAACGCTTGTTTACTTCACAGTAGTATTACTGTTAAATGTGCCCTGTGGATTTGTGATCACTACAGTCACAATGGACTCTGTTTGCCTTCCCAATTATAGTGCCTTGGAAAAGTATCTCCCCCCCTGACACTGacatttttagtgttttgttgcCTCAACAACCTGGAATTAAAATGAATTGTTTGAGGGTTTGTATCGTACATTTACAGAACATGACTACAACTTTGAAGGTGAAGCAAACAACAAATAGGACAAAATAATAGAAAATGCGCATAActattcaccccccccccccccaaactcAGTACTTTGTAGGGCCACCCTTTGTGGAAATTATAGCTACAGGGGCTTGGATTATTTTTTAGTATACTACTTACTTACTTGACAACTTTGTCACTTGTTTGGAGAGCTCCTTGGTCTTCATGGTGTTGTTTGGTTAGTGGTGCCTCTTGCTTAGTTGCTGTTGTTGtaggtgtatttatttattcagttgTTTCTTTAATGTAGATGACACATTTACATTGGACAAAACCAGATGCATTGTTTCAGTGTTACAGCACGCATGCTAATTTAAACACCTCTCCATTGGAAGTGTATATATGACAGATCATGTGACACTTGGATTGCACACAGGTGAACTTTGTTTCACTAATTATGTGACCTATGAAGGTAACTGGTTACACAACAACTTTTCATGGGCTTCATAGCCAAGGTGGGGAATACATATGATATATGTATTCCccacctatatatatatatatatatatatatatatatatatatatatatatatatatatatatatatatatatatatatatatatatatatatatatatttctcaGTTCACTTCACCAGCTTAGACTATTTGGTGCAGATTTCTAAaattcagattaaaaaaacattttaattacaggTTGTAATGTAACAGAACACAAGGCACTGTTCATAACAGTACACATTCCTACTGACTGTTTCATGCTGTTTCAGTAGCAGCAGTAATGCAAAAGTGGCCCCAGTGTTCCAAATGTCTCCATAGGGTACATTTAAACAGCAAAGTCTACATTATACCTCATTTAACCCACACTATTAAATATGACTGAGCAGCTTTCAGAGCTTGTTTTGTACTGTAAATGTGAGTGTGTAAACCTCACTGGGTCCTAGAACAGCTGCTACATAACATTTAACATGCATGGCCAGAAATAGATGTTTGGGTAATACAGGCAAAATGACTGCATTGTGTGTCTGAGTAGTAGAGGATTAGACATGGGGCTTACTATGGAGGCTTATGGCTTACACCAACAACAATATGATCACAATGAAAGGAAGTATTGATGTGTAAGACATGTTGAGGTCACATGAGCGCTTATACTTGTCATACCTGGTCACAATGTTTAAAAAAGTCAGCAAGGCATGATTCCAGAATATGTCTTGAACATGTTAACAAAGAcctgtcattgttttttttaaatgcatgctTATTTTAAATTTGCTGATCAACAAAAAGTTTACCACTGTGCTCCATCACTTCtacttatttatatttattcacTTACACCAAGACCTTTGCTGTAAGTGACTCGTCTGTACTGCAGGCAGGCCAGTATAGCCCGAGGATTGTGAAGCCTTTATCAGGTGTTGGGGTGCAGTGGTGCTGGCTTTTGAAATGAGCGTTCCTCTGTGCATTCCTTAAAAAGACACATTGTACACATATTGTTGAGAGTCTGGACAGGATATAGTATTTGTGTCACACTGTTGTTCAATGGCCCAGAACTGTTCACACCAACACTGTCTGTTGTCTGCCCATCCCACCTATTCAGTGGCAAGAAACGTAAACCCGCCTGGACGGACAGGATTCTGTGGCGGCTCCGACCCAAAGTTTCACTTCCTGATGAGCAAGATGAAAACAAGTGTGGACTGGATACGAAGATGAtcaaacagctggaggaggatgaagagtaTCCTCTGAAGATCAGGCAGGACTTGTACACCAGCAACATGGAGTATGGCATCAGCGACCACAAGCCTGTTATTGGTGTCTTCACGCTGGAGGTAAGAAACTGGAATACTGAGTGTGCTTCTACAGTTACCCACTTTTCAGCTGTTCTGACTTTATCTGTTAACATTGCATTAGTAAAAAGgcgaaataaataaaaagacattaaGTTAATTAAGTTATGGATCATTCCTCACAACACAGAAGTGAGTTCAGCTTTGATCAGGCCAAAGTGAACCTGAGATGTCAAACAGGAGCGGATGATTAATGATTATTACTCAAAATAGGCTGAAGTTGATTTCTCTGTCCCTCCAGCTGAGGAAGATGTGCGAGACACCGCTGGTCCGTCTGCAGGCAGAGGGCGACTGGAGTGCAGATATTGACGCCATGGTTCTCTACAGCCCCCTGCAGCCGTTCCCCTCCAGCACGTGGGACTGGATTGGCCTCTATAAGGTTGGCTTATGttagaaaaatacacaagagaTAATAGCTGGAGTTCAGCTAttagtgtttttacagtgttttattcctgcaggaaggagcacaTACAGACAGtcgcctctgtaggagtgctcaaggtcttttagagcagctcccttcttatactcTTCTGCTATCAGacagatgttgtttttctttgaagaCATACAGCTTGGAATTACATCTTAGCATAATCATGAAACAAGATCATGAGATTTCACACTCTTCTACTACTAATGGTTATTTACTCGTGATCAGGTCATGGGGTCACCAACTCAGCTGAGTGACCCCGTGCCTAACCCCAGGAGCCACTTGCCTTAACCCTAAATACAATTGGTTAACTGTAAAGACAGAGTAAAAAGGAATTCTTCCAACAGCTTAACAGCATAGGTTTACCACTTATCAGTTTGAACAATCTTTGCCTTTGTATATTATTCAGGTCGGCTTCAGCAGCGTGTCGGAGTACATCACCTACACGTGGGTTAAAGATGATGAGGTGGCCTTTAATGAGGAAGTCATACAGGTAATCATAAAAGGAGTCATGCAGGTAATCGTAAAATGAGCAGAAAGTGACAGATGATAATCATGTCTGGTGTCTTGTATCTGTAGGTCTATGTTAGCAAGGAGGAAATCCCTGTGCGGGGAGGACAGTGTGTGCTTTGCTACTACTGTCACACTCTACGGTGCATCATTGGAATCAGTGAACCTTTCAAGGTCAGTTATAAGCAAAGACACATTTGGAGTCGCATGATACAGAGTCAGGCACCAGTCTAATGTGCTCCTGTGTTTCTTAAGGTCCATGAGTCCAAGGTGGCTATTGAAGAAGGCCTGGTGCCTGACAAGATCAATGGACTTGACAAAACTGTCGCAAGTGAGGACCTTTGGAACTGATGTGTCACAGATATGATGGACCCAGATTACATGAACAAAGATTTTCTCCAAATTGTGCTACTAAAAGAGCAGATTAAGAAAGGCCATCATTTACACTTTACACATGTTAACCAAGCTATCCAGTGACACCGGAGTGCCCTCACAATTCTGTGGTTAGACTGAAAAGCAGACAAAACCAGACCACATGGTTTTACTGTACTGTTTATAATATCGTGTTTGGACAATAAGGAATGTGCCTATACAGTAGGAGGTGAGGTATGTCATAAGATCTGTACAGGCCTGCTACTTTGTGTGTTTAACCCATTAAGGGGTGACAACACCCTAGGTAAACTTCTCTTGACTGCTGCAGTAACAAAATATGAAAAGGGAACAGCAAAATTAACTAAGCTTATTGGCCATTTCTCATTACATGACATCATAATTATGTAGTATCAGTTTGTTCATAATGATAAGTTACGCAAAGGTAGAAAATCATCCTCCACTTGATGCCAGTCTGTGGTTAATTTGCACGCTAATTTGCATTTCCTTAGCAGAGCCAACCCAATACTTGAGCATTTGTAACAGTTTCCATGTGTTCATTTCAGTCTAAATAATCACACCCTGAGGATGCACCTGCTCAAAGCATACGCTCCACCTAACCCATTAAAACACCGTCAcctttttaaaacattcagtcatATTAACTCAAATTAATTATGTGCAGGATTATTAGTCCTGAGGGACTCATGTGTTCTGAAGGTATTGCTGTAGAACGTAGGCTGCTGGATCTTTtagttgttttaaatgttttgaatgTTATTTAAACAGAGGGTTGCTGTAGGACGATGAGAGAGATTCAGCTGTTTTCTCCTCCCAGTATTATATTTCATTTAGGTTTTCCTGAAGGACTTGAAAACATATATTATCATATTATTATCATAGCTATATCATTTCAATACATGTTTTGCTGGCTCATTTTCAGCTTCATGTGTCATTGGAACCCTGTTAAAAAATCATTCCTTTTAATGTTGATTTGGTGTCACAGTTATATGGAGAAATATTGCACTGTTTATTGTAATACTTATTTATAGATTATATTATTGTTAGTGTGTACTGAGAGAGAAGATTTTAGAGTTTTATAGAGCTTCATGGATTCAGCAAGTGCCTTTGAAATGATTGTTGCTTTAAGTGCTACAGTACTGTACCACGCTGCTTCATTTTGATACAACATGTATCATTAATATTCACCAGTAACCTGGcattatataaataaaggaaggaaatattatgttttaaactttaaacttcaTCTACATAAGGATATTATTGTCTTGCATCCTTTGCAAGTAACATGTCCACCATTTTatgtcactgtttttgttttgttttctcagatAGCAATGAAATACTGTACTGTATAAACAAATTTATAGCTTTGCAAATGCAAGTATTAAATAAGTCTTACTTcatttgtgtctgtggtttAGTGAGTGTTGGTTGTACTATTCATTTGTAATAGTTTATTTGGCACCTTCTAGCAGTTGTCACATTTTCCCCTCTTTGTTTTGTCAATAAAGTtcatatctatctatctatctatctatctatctatctatctatctatctatctatctatctatctgtctgtctctctgtctactTACTTTACGGCTTCTTGGAAACCCAGCGCGCATGCGTCATGTCCCGTTGCCATAGTAGCCATCTGTTTTgtcacagcctgcagccacaGCCAGTGACGTCCAGCTACATTTGACAGGTTTTTGACGTAAAAGTACGTAAAACCTGTAAACGTAACAAGGCAAGTATTAAACTTACATTTTGCAATTTACCGTCACCTTTGTTTTGCTTATGTtacaaataatataaaactTTTTTAATGGCGATTTTACTTGTGGCGATAGAGGGCTTAGCTACTGCTAACTGAACTTTTGCTAACGTAAATGAGCTCTTCCTTTTGAAAAATGTTGCTAATACTTGTTACATGTCacagttgaaggtggttttgaagcatcctccatagacctccatgttaaaaataaagcagaaaattgcttaatatttaaaaaattaaatatttttttaattaactttaATTCCCATCATGTCCTCTATGAGTTTAACATTTTGATATTTAAATGGATGAACTCGGTGAGTGTATGATGAAGATACGCTGGTCCAAAAACGTaaggaagaataaaaagaggaaagaatgaagagggtgaagaacaagaactttgcagcaatcaattatttttttccaaatacaatgacataaaaacaaaaagactgcAGAGAACCAACAGAAAACCCTCTTTTTTATACTCTCTCATTTACTCTCTCAGGCCTAACAACCATCATTTTTGTGCTGTAAAAGACTTTTTTCTGGTTTAAACATGAATGCACAGGATGTGTACTGAAAAAGTAGTAAATCTTATTCATTTCTTTGCCTCATATTTTTGAATTGCTTTCAGGATCGGCCACATTGTCCTTCCGTCCTGTACCTGCCTGTTGAGAACAATGTCTGCCCAAGACCGCAGTCATCAGCGGGACGTAGAGCCCAGCTTAGTTAGTGCTGAGGTGGGGCTGCGCCGCTCCCAGCTCTTCAGATCCGAGTGCCAGAGGCTGATTGAGGAAATGGACAAAGcctgcaaacacatgcaaaatgATAACAACAAGCGACTCGGTAAGTAGTGGGAAAAGAAAGTACGGATTTCTGTTTAGCACATACACGTTTCTGTGGGTGGATTGCAGTTTGTTTTCGTTCTTCTGTGCAGATCAGAGGGTCACAGACATTACGTTTCagaagaaggagctggagaTGAAGCTGGGGGAGGTTATTCTGGACATTGACATGCTTATAGCCTTACAAAGCAGAGTGGAGAAAGCCATTGAGGCGTACAAAGAGCCTCTGAGAGTAACTCTTCTGTGTCTGGAGGAGAGGTGAGGCTAGAAAATGACTTCTCAAAattactgtgtgtttacatctattttattctttctttGACAAGTTTATCACCAAGCACCAGGCACAGAAAACCCTGAGAACAGATTAAACAATAGTTTATGGTCTTGGTTTTGTACAAAAGTACATTCATAATAAGACTAATGGTTCTGTTGTGTTGCTTGTAGAATGAAACGTCCTCCCTCTGAAAGGGTTCTTGATGAGGTGGACAGAGAGCttcagaaggagaaagaagGTATGGAAGGGGTGATGTCCCTTCTCCAGCGTGTACTGGAGCAGATCACCGAGCAAATACGGTAAGAAAATGTGACTTTAGAAGGGAACAGACCTATGGTATATTCATGGTGCACGCACACACTAAATAAAGGCTGTTGTTTTACATTCCAGACTGAACCGATCTTCCAAGTACCACTTAGAAGAGGACTTGACGGAGAAATTTGAGGCTAAGTGCATTGATGACTCCTGCGCACTAATGACCACACATTCCATCACTGACAACCTGCAGGAGTCCAAAAAAAGGAACCCGGCTCTGTCAAAGTAAAATGCAATGTTCTCCTTTGGTTCATGTTGAAAAAGTTCATGTAAGTTCATGTTTTTAAGTTTTCAAATGTCTTTCAGCTTGATAGTGACTCATGACCAGTGGAAGAACATCTCGGATATCAACATAACCAAGGCGGAGCAGCAGATGACCAGCTCTCTGTCCCTGCGGACCCTGGTGGAGTCTGTCCTGGagcaaacagctgctgacaTGCAGAAGCAGTTCCAGGCTACGAGAGCAGCTTTTCAGCTCAACATCCAAGAAATCAAGTCAGCCAAGAGTCAGATGGAGGATAAAATGTCTCAGGTGAGGGAGGCGGCGTTTCACTGCTTCCTTTCAAATATAACTGACCTATTTTTATAGAATTAGTAAAGCTCATGGGCGGAGGTAAAactcagttcagttcagttttatttatatagcacatcagaatcagaattgtctcatagcactttacagagacccaaaacctgaacccccttaagagcaacagtggcaagaaaaactccccttTTAACTTAACTGTACTTCCCAGAATCAAGGAAATGTTTAAGTTCAAGGGTTGAAGAGCTAGGTCAGGACGGCTTGACTCGTCCTCGGTTGAACTGGCTATGTACTTAAGAACAAGCCAGTTGATAAGAACCagatgtggaaacacacacaatgccagaATTAGTTGCCCAATTTGGACAcccactttcacacacacacacacacacgcagaccatgcatacacatacacacacacagacaggcttggCTATAAAAGCTCATCAGCTTTTAGATTCGGGGGGCTTTTATCTGAACTTGCTGGCTGTTACTTGTCAACAATTGATCTGAATAAAAGCTCTTGACTTTTTGTTCGATTCAAATTGAAATTATATTGTCAATTTGACTCGAGTCAAATTGACAAACACAGCTGAACTCAagtgaaggtgtagaaccatctgaaggatgatcagaagaaatggacgcacctgagttcaatatatgagagtcacagcgaAGGCTCTGACACTTAGGACCATgttatatttcactttttcttttttaatacatctgcaaaaatgtcaacaattctgtgtttttctgtcaatatggggtgctgtgtgtacattaatggctgcaatataacaaagagtgaaacatttaagggggtctgatcactttccgtacccactgtatgTTTAAGCGCCTATAAGCCTATGTTATGTGAGTTTGATCCTTTCCAGTTTGTTAAAAAGGAGACCATGTTTGATCTAGATTAGAACTAGATTTCCATGTACTGCAGCTTGAAATAATTTAGTCCATATCCTCAGTATAAATGCTCAACAGAGGCTGCCTCATCTGTTCCCCGTAGGTTCAGTCAGAGATTGCCAACCAGCAGAGAACCAGGGAGGACCTCCATGTGGCCATCACAGAGAATGAGGAATTTCTGACTTTGGCTGAGGCCCGGCTGGGTTTGCGCGGCCAGCGGCCTGGCAAAGAGCAGTGCTATGATACAGCACAGTCCCATCTCCTCACTGACGTCCAGAGGCTCAGAGCTCACATCAGCAAGTaagtttgacacacacacatacttcaaATGGtattttctctctgcttctgtatTGTATCACTCTCACAGGTACTACCTGTGTAGGGCATGCCTTTAAGATCCCATCTCTATATCTCTGTGCTCTCAGGCTGCGGAAGGAAGTGGCCCAgtcacagaagcagcagagggtGCTTCTTGAGTGCCAGCGGAATTTGCAGGAGAACATCGATACCAAGGCCACCTCTCTCTACATCGACGAGGTCATCTGCACCCAACACAGGGAGCCTATCGTCATACACAACTTCTGAACAGGCGGAGGCAGGTCTATGTCATCTTAGTATTTGCACTCAGCTTAACAGCTTTCAGTCAGTCTCACATAGCTTTTTTCTTTGGTGTATTCTCCAAgtaaaaattattaaaaaaaaaaaagttttttttcaggTTAGACACTAGTCAGTTATTATAACAACGTATGAAGGAAACAACTTTGATCTAGTCGGGAGAAAGATTCCTCACAACTTGTTGCAATTGCAGTACTATACTActatatagaatatatatagtAGTATAGTACTATATAGTATATTTTAGGTCTCTTCAGGAGTGAATAAGCATGGACATACTTGGTTATTATGTAATAAAGTATGATCTTAACCAACTGCAGCTCCTGCACATGTATTTTGGTTGCATGCAGTAAAGtaaagaacagacagacaatAATGCATTCTTTCATTTATAAAGTATTTATTAATGGTTTATTTCACAAAAGTGAAACAAACTGAGAAGTGTGCAGAGCTCAGGATGGCATGTGTAGAGAACAGCTCTGCTAAAATTCCAAAAGCCACCAAATCAAATAATGTGCCCCATCATGCACTTCCTCTACATGActcattgtttttaaaaaatatgtaaacatcTCTTCAGCAATAATAGGAGCTGTATGGTTTTCTCTTATTTTCTGTTGTAAGTAGCTGTACTTGATATATTTGGTTATATTGGGGAGTGTTAAGGCTTACTTGAATATATTATACTCTGATCTGCTGTTTCTTCATATAAAGGTATAAAGGTAAACATTAGTTTGAACATCAAAACAGCCCAGAGGCAGCTCATCCATTGTTAGGGGTTCAAGACAATGTAGACTTGGCACTTcacctaaaaacacacagaaacaatgagtTGAAACCTCTGACTATAGGAAACAGTCAACAAtgtgcacacagagctgctgtgcttCAGGGATGTACCTCATGCCAGCGCAGCGTGGGAACAGGGAGAGCCAGATGACAGTGAGGGCAGGTGCTGATCTTGTCTGGGTCACTTCCATCTTTACAGGGACCGTGGCTGGGATTGGCCGAAAGGGATTTTGCTTTAAATGTGCTGCTTAGCCTAGCAGTAAGCCCCTGAGTGGAGAAAtcatcctgctcttcctcctctgactcaGACTTTTCATTATACAGCTCGGCCTCCAAAGCACACTGCAGCTGGTTTGTAGGGAATATAGACAGGAGCTGTATGTTAAAGAAATGCCACATTTCCAACAAAATATGATGTcatatatttttatgttatcattttaatttacaGATGTAATAGTCAATAACCTCACAattattcttatttatttaatattccTTATTCCGTTCATAATCTAAGATTAgtctgaggaagaaaaacatgtgcataCCTTATGTTCTTCTATCTCCTCCTCTGGAAATGATCCCAAACATGTGCCACAATGCATTGTGTTTTGTACTGCGGAGCAAAGCACAACAAGAGTTAAACACCCCACTAGGAGAAACATTCATCTAGAGCTTCACAGAGATGTTTTTGTGGATCCAGAGTTCCCTTACTGATTTTAGCTGCGCTGCTCTGAGTTGGAGGAGGACTGTTGTCGGTGGCtgagcaggtggagctgtgctcTTGCAGGTCTCTGAGCTTCACGTAGCGGCTGCACTCCCTGCACAGCTCAGTGCGACTCCCACAGGCCAGAGAGTGTTCGTCCAGCTCCTTCCATGGCAATTCAAtctcacagaacacacacttcTGCAGACGCTCCACACACTCGTCGGACTGGGAGGCAGAGCAGAGCGTACAGATCAACAGTGAGAGTCTGCGTGTATGCTGTTTATTCACAGTGACCACTCAGGCTACAAGGTATGACTCACCTCATGGTCCAATAGCTGACAGCGTTCCATCTTCTTGTTACACTTGGAGCATCTGACCTGCAAacatgcagtgtttgtgtagaaACACGTTTTTTGTGGGGTTTTTTCTAGCACACATCAAGCATCAGCAAGTTTTATTCTAAAGACTTAGCTCCAGGAAATGAATGTAAGTCAGTTTAATGAGCTTCAACCGCTGGACagaggacgtgtgtgtgtgtacctgggtGTGCTGCTCCTCCCTGTGTTGGGCGAGTTGATCTCTGGGAACTGTTTCATCACAATCAGGGCAGATGCATAGGAAACGGCTACAGTGTGTTTCATGCAGCGCAAAGTTGACCTCTGCGACCTCCTTGTGGCTTGAAG
Protein-coding sequences here:
- the inpp5ka gene encoding inositol polyphosphate 5-phosphatase K isoform X1, which codes for MEENEEQSQLILKKGNPEGDSFRLHMVTWNVATADPPDDLTSLLHLNSPKSTDLYVIGLQEVYSGPLRFVVDTVLDDPWSRLFMSTLAPRKYIKVSSIRLQGLLLLFFSKIEHVPFIRDIQATYTRTGLFGYWGNKGGVSIHLSFYGHMLCFLNCHLAAHMKYASERVDEFEYIMDTQTFDCKKAPRIVDHRLVFWFGDLNFRIQDHGMHFVRTCINNQSYHLLWRNDQLLMMRKKEQMLQEFEEGPLDFQPTYKFDLNSDTYDSRLYRTWFGFFGKKRKPAWTDRILWRLRPKVSLPDEQDENKCGLDTKMIKQLEEDEEYPLKIRQDLYTSNMEYGISDHKPVIGVFTLELRKMCETPLVRLQAEGDWSADIDAMVLYSPLQPFPSSTWDWIGLYKVGFSSVSEYITYTWVKDDEVAFNEEVIQVYVSKEEIPVRGGQCVLCYYCHTLRCIIGISEPFKVHESKVAIEEGLVPDKINGLDKTVASEDLWN
- the tekt1 gene encoding tektin-1; this translates as MSAQDRSHQRDVEPSLVSAEVGLRRSQLFRSECQRLIEEMDKACKHMQNDNNKRLDQRVTDITFQKKELEMKLGEVILDIDMLIALQSRVEKAIEAYKEPLRVTLLCLEERMKRPPSERVLDEVDRELQKEKEGMEGVMSLLQRVLEQITEQIRLNRSSKYHLEEDLTEKFEAKCIDDSCALMTTHSITDNLQESKKRNPALSNLIVTHDQWKNISDINITKAEQQMTSSLSLRTLVESVLEQTAADMQKQFQATRAAFQLNIQEIKSAKSQMEDKMSQVQSEIANQQRTREDLHVAITENEEFLTLAEARLGLRGQRPGKEQCYDTAQSHLLTDVQRLRAHISKLRKEVAQSQKQQRVLLECQRNLQENIDTKATSLYIDEVICTQHREPIVIHNF
- the xaf1 gene encoding XIAP-associated factor 1 is translated as MEQKEATRTCGQCHKEVAEVNFALHETHCSRFLCICPDCDETVPRDQLAQHREEQHTQVRCSKCNKKMERCQLLDHESDECVERLQKCVFCEIELPWKELDEHSLACGSRTELCRECSRYVKLRDLQEHSSTCSATDNSPPPTQSSAAKIIQNTMHCGTCLGSFPEEEIEEHKLQCALEAELYNEKSESEEEEQDDFSTQGLTARLSSTFKAKSLSANPSHGPCKDGSDPDKISTCPHCHLALPVPTLRWHEVKCQVYIVLNP
- the inpp5ka gene encoding inositol polyphosphate 5-phosphatase K isoform X2, which gives rise to MEENEEQSQLILKKGNPEGDSFRLHMVTWNVATADPPDDLTSLLHLNSPKSTDLYVIGLQEVYSGPLRFVVDTVLDDPWSRLFMSTLAPRKYIKVSSIRLQGLLLLFFSKIEHVPFIRDIQATYTRTGLFGYWGNKGGVSIHLSFYGHMLCFLNCHLAAHMKYASERVDEFEYIMDTQTFDCKKAPRIVDHRLVFWFGDLNFRIQDHGMHFVRTCINNQSYHLLWRNDQLLMMRKKEQMLQEFEEGPLDFQPTYKFDLNSDTYDSSGKKRKPAWTDRILWRLRPKVSLPDEQDENKCGLDTKMIKQLEEDEEYPLKIRQDLYTSNMEYGISDHKPVIGVFTLELRKMCETPLVRLQAEGDWSADIDAMVLYSPLQPFPSSTWDWIGLYKVGFSSVSEYITYTWVKDDEVAFNEEVIQVYVSKEEIPVRGGQCVLCYYCHTLRCIIGISEPFKVHESKVAIEEGLVPDKINGLDKTVASEDLWN